One Pectobacterium colocasium DNA segment encodes these proteins:
- a CDS encoding AraC family transcriptional regulator has translation MHKKPVVQEQTHFRHLEALGGLDMLQAQYYQQRFPRHVHDTYCISVIEQGAQRFYRSGAEHVAPKGDIILVNADDVHTGSSEVETGWAYRAIYPHPDLFHSINQDLQRSKDSIPWFPDAVVHDPGLSDQLLMTFNMLAQPGNLLLKETLLLSSLTWLTMRYSKTRLTPQTLPVATQNILNVKAFMDSYPERELALVELAALAELSVWHFLRQFKAVVGITPHAYLIQARLRKAKALLRKGDAILDVSVRCGFTDQSHFHRHFKNSLGLTPGEFAKGNSR, from the coding sequence GTGCATAAAAAGCCGGTAGTGCAAGAGCAGACACACTTCAGACATCTGGAGGCGCTCGGCGGGCTGGATATGTTGCAGGCACAATATTATCAGCAGCGCTTTCCTCGTCATGTCCATGATACCTATTGCATTAGCGTGATTGAGCAGGGCGCTCAGCGTTTTTATCGTTCTGGTGCAGAGCATGTTGCGCCCAAAGGCGACATCATTCTGGTGAATGCGGACGATGTGCACACGGGAAGCTCGGAGGTCGAAACCGGCTGGGCTTATCGTGCTATTTATCCGCATCCCGATCTTTTTCACTCGATTAATCAGGATCTGCAACGCTCAAAAGATTCCATTCCGTGGTTCCCCGACGCCGTTGTCCACGACCCTGGCCTGTCGGATCAGTTGCTGATGACGTTCAATATGCTTGCTCAACCGGGCAATCTGTTATTGAAAGAAACGCTGCTGTTGTCGTCATTAACCTGGCTGACGATGCGCTATAGCAAGACGCGCCTGACGCCACAGACGCTGCCCGTTGCGACCCAAAATATACTGAATGTTAAAGCCTTTATGGACAGCTACCCCGAGAGGGAACTGGCTCTCGTTGAATTGGCAGCGCTGGCCGAACTCAGCGTCTGGCACTTCTTACGACAGTTTAAAGCGGTGGTGGGGATTACGCCTCATGCTTATTTGATTCAGGCTCGTCTGCGCAAAGCTAAAGCATTGTTGCGCAAAGGCGATGCGATCCTCGATGTTTCCGTACGGTGCGGTTTTACCGATCAAAGCCACTTCCATCGCCATTTCAAAAATTCTCTGGGGCTGACGCCAGGCGAGTTTGCGAAAGGTAATTCACGCTAA